The genomic DNA CTCACCGCTCGCGACCACGTAGTCGCCCGGCTCGTCCTGTTGGAGCATGAGCCACATCGCCTCGACGTAGTCGCCCGCGAAGCCCCAGTCACGCTTGGCGTCGAGGTTGCCGAGACGCAGCTCGGTGGCCTTGCCCGCCTTGATGCGCGCGACGCCGTCGGTGATCTTGCGCGTCACGAACTCGATGCCGCGGCGCGGCGACTCGTGGTTGAACAGGATGCCGTTGCTCGCGTGCATGCCATAGCTCTCGCGGTAGTTCATCGTGATGAAGTAGCCGTAGACCTTCGCGACACCGTACGGTGACCGCGGATGGAACGGGGTCGTCTCGGTCTGCGGCGTCTCGGCGACCTTGCCGAACATCTCCGAGGACGACGCTTGGTAGAAGCGGGCGTCGGGCTTGATGCGCCTGATCGCCTCGAGCATGCGCGTGACGCCGAGCGCGTCGGCGTTGGCCGTGTAGACCGGCTCCTTGAACGAGTCGGCTACGAACGACTGCGCGGCCAGGTT from Actinomycetota bacterium includes the following:
- the gmd gene encoding GDP-mannose 4,6-dehydratase, yielding MTKRALITGLTGQDGSYLAELLLDRGYEVFGLVRRSSSETTERVDHILDRIQLVAGDLLDESSLLTAIDESSPDEVYNLAAQSFVADSFKEPVYTANADALGVTRMLEAIRRIKPDARFYQASSSEMFGKVAETPQTETTPFHPRSPYGVAKVYGYFITMNYRESYGMHASNGILFNHESPRRGIEFVTRKITDGVARIKAGKATELRLGNLDAKRDWGFAGDYVEAMWLMLQQDEPGDYVVASGETHTVGEFAEIAFSRVGLDWSEYVVIDERFMRPAEVELLLGDASKAKTVLGWTPRVAFRELVEMMVDADLARHGVA